A stretch of Rhinopithecus roxellana isolate Shanxi Qingling chromosome 12, ASM756505v1, whole genome shotgun sequence DNA encodes these proteins:
- the SMIM1 gene encoding small integral membrane protein 1 isoform X3, translating to MQPQESHVHYSRWEDGSRDGVSLGAVSSTEEASSCRRISQKLCTGKLGIAMKVLGGVALFWIIFILGYLTGYYVHKCK from the exons ATGCAGCCCCAGGAGAGCCACGTCCACTATAGTAGGTGGGAGGACGGCAGCAGGGATGGAGTCAGTCTAGGGGCTGTGTCCAGCACAGAAGAGGCCTCAAGCTGCCGCAG GATCTCCCAGAAGCTGTGCACGGGCAAGCTGGGCATCGCCATGAAAGTGCTGGGCGGCGTGGCCCTCTTCTGGATCATCTTCATCCTGGGCTACCTCACTGGCTACTATGTGCACAAGTGCAAATAA
- the SMIM1 gene encoding small integral membrane protein 1 isoform X1: MAPPTTLATPPSGPGASRLLALALPRVAPPPPSPPAQARPLRRPETRGRRLEASAEPQPRICPFGRCGPRPGSDLNLAQRLRPSGKILRAGTGLAVATAPDLLPWTCCPAPSHPLRASLPRVKSQPCHLS, translated from the exons ATGGCCCCGCCCACCACTCTAGCCACGCCCCCTTCCGGACCAGGTGCCTCCCGGCTGCTGGCTCTAGCCCTTCCTCGCgtggccccgcccccgccctcgCCCCCTGCCCAGGCCCGGCCCCTGCGGAGACCAGAGACGCGCGGACGCAG GCTCGAGGCGTCTGCCGAACCTCAGCCCAGGATCTGCCCCTTTGGGAGGTGCGGGCCGCGGCCAGGCTCTGACCTCAACCTGGCACAGAGGCTCCGGCCCTCAGGCAAGATTCTCCGG GCAGGGACCGGTCTAGCTGTAGCCACTGCCCCGGACCTGCTGCCCTGGACCTGCTGCCCTGCCCCATCCCACCCTCTCCGGGCCAGCCTCCCCAGAG TGAAGTCACAGCCTTGCCACCTGTCTTGA
- the SMIM1 gene encoding small integral membrane protein 1 isoform X2, whose protein sequence is MAPPTTLATPPSGPGASRLLALALPRVAPPPPSPPAQARPLRRPETRGRRLEASAEPQPRICPFGRCGPRPGSDLNLAQRLRPSGKILR, encoded by the exons ATGGCCCCGCCCACCACTCTAGCCACGCCCCCTTCCGGACCAGGTGCCTCCCGGCTGCTGGCTCTAGCCCTTCCTCGCgtggccccgcccccgccctcgCCCCCTGCCCAGGCCCGGCCCCTGCGGAGACCAGAGACGCGCGGACGCAG GCTCGAGGCGTCTGCCGAACCTCAGCCCAGGATCTGCCCCTTTGGGAGGTGCGGGCCGCGGCCAGGCTCTGACCTCAACCTGGCACAGAGGCTCCGGCCCTCAGGCAAGATTCTCCGG TGA